Proteins co-encoded in one Kutzneria chonburiensis genomic window:
- a CDS encoding YciI family protein — MQYLLSVIHDGPSLADAEEDAAIDVFNEALRTGGYWVFAGGLGMPDTATVIDNRQDAGLVTDGPFLESKEYLAGFWIIEAADLDVALKLATAGSKACNRKVEVRPFLVP; from the coding sequence ATGCAGTATCTGCTTTCCGTGATCCACGACGGGCCCAGCCTGGCCGACGCCGAGGAGGACGCCGCGATCGACGTGTTCAACGAGGCGCTCCGGACCGGCGGCTACTGGGTCTTCGCCGGCGGGCTGGGCATGCCCGACACCGCCACCGTCATCGACAACCGGCAGGACGCCGGGCTGGTCACCGACGGGCCGTTTCTGGAGTCCAAGGAGTACCTCGCCGGCTTCTGGATCATCGAGGCGGCCGACCTCGATGTGGCGCTCAAGCTGGCCACCGCCGGCTCGAAGGCGTGCAACCGCAAGGTCGAGGTGCGACCGTTCCTGGTCCCGTGA
- a CDS encoding winged helix-turn-helix transcriptional regulator, whose amino-acid sequence MTQLTGEGNCPPPIKDGGAVREVLDRIGDKWSLLVVGALRDGPLRFGELEKKIAGISQRMLTLTLKHLVEDGVVSRTAYAEVPPRVEYEVTELGKTLVPLVIALAEWAMANREQINANRKSYR is encoded by the coding sequence ATGACGCAGCTCACAGGCGAGGGCAACTGTCCGCCGCCGATCAAGGACGGTGGTGCGGTCCGCGAGGTGCTGGACCGCATCGGCGACAAGTGGAGCCTGCTGGTCGTCGGCGCGCTGCGCGACGGCCCGCTGCGGTTCGGCGAGCTGGAGAAGAAGATCGCCGGCATCTCGCAGCGCATGCTCACGCTGACGTTGAAGCATCTGGTCGAGGACGGCGTGGTCTCCCGCACCGCCTATGCCGAGGTGCCGCCCCGCGTCGAGTACGAGGTGACGGAGTTGGGGAAAACGTTGGTGCCGCTGGTGATCGCGCTGGCCGAGTGGGCGATGGCCAACCGCGAGCAGATCAACGCCAACCGCAAGTCCTACAGGTAG
- a CDS encoding DUF6239 family natural product biosynthesis protein, which yields MGMDTSVTGVPPAVLLLRIVLLLATATVAGIGLLRPTVVSVRRNTFVIAWVAAAVTAAADLISLLWLESNVVFAVGQLVLAVAVPAALRWRTPSAYLGFGLLVVLISEISLSHMGIEFLADTGFTVGVVAWLGLTLIRPTSSRLRPLALTLAVVLALAGVLQIAVSGVGFDRRLYDTGFGIALVVVALLPIVVTALTITLPVNRLYPVGALLVVVSYLAWAALGAIPRPADLPTPGVPLLGSAAGTPVLVVPQRPGRNLVHLPAEAVVNGVHAVPRPGTNGAWASVDLPPGRSTLQITIAGKESTVPVDTGSGPAGRTVDPECANAALGGLIGGSRVPVTSCPSDGLSTGDAEAVHKLVDFLASRKISAITVVGDDSARARAAADVVRRAGLPVFDTEQPNSALVVVSGWSTAADTLSRVAVEQTRKPTYINGIYLAPWLLTAPLLKSVVSSAVPLRFDPRDPKTLAYTVALANAFPGETGAIGGLDEWLAAQGQQSDPSVRLYASAQVDAMPMDNTMDGMEMAYPGQWVPNGTIVPISGPLS from the coding sequence ATGGGCATGGACACCTCCGTCACCGGAGTGCCCCCTGCCGTGCTGCTGCTCAGGATCGTGCTGCTGTTGGCGACGGCCACGGTCGCCGGTATCGGCCTGCTGCGTCCGACCGTGGTCTCGGTGCGCCGCAACACCTTCGTCATCGCGTGGGTCGCCGCCGCCGTTACGGCCGCGGCCGACCTGATCTCCTTGCTGTGGCTCGAGAGCAATGTGGTTTTCGCTGTCGGGCAGCTGGTGCTGGCCGTCGCCGTGCCGGCCGCACTGCGCTGGCGCACGCCGTCGGCCTACCTCGGCTTCGGCCTGCTGGTGGTACTGATCTCGGAGATCTCCTTGAGCCACATGGGGATCGAGTTCCTGGCCGACACCGGCTTCACCGTCGGCGTGGTGGCCTGGCTGGGATTGACGCTGATCAGGCCGACCTCCAGCCGTCTTCGCCCGTTGGCCCTGACCTTGGCCGTCGTGCTGGCGCTGGCCGGCGTGTTGCAGATCGCCGTGTCCGGCGTCGGCTTCGACCGCCGCCTCTACGACACCGGCTTCGGTATCGCCCTGGTGGTCGTCGCCCTGCTCCCGATCGTTGTCACCGCATTGACGATCACCTTGCCGGTCAACCGTCTCTACCCCGTCGGTGCCCTGCTGGTCGTCGTCTCCTACCTGGCGTGGGCCGCCCTCGGCGCCATTCCCCGTCCCGCCGACCTGCCCACACCGGGCGTTCCGTTGCTCGGCTCAGCCGCCGGCACCCCGGTTCTCGTTGTCCCGCAACGCCCCGGCCGCAACCTCGTCCACCTGCCGGCCGAAGCCGTGGTCAACGGCGTGCATGCTGTTCCAAGACCCGGCACGAACGGGGCTTGGGCTTCCGTCGACCTACCACCCGGCCGCAGCACCTTGCAGATCACGATAGCCGGCAAGGAATCCACGGTTCCGGTCGACACCGGCTCCGGCCCCGCCGGTCGCACTGTCGACCCCGAGTGCGCCAACGCCGCCCTCGGCGGTCTCATCGGCGGCAGCCGCGTCCCGGTAACCTCCTGCCCCAGCGATGGGTTGTCCACAGGTGACGCCGAGGCTGTCCACAAGCTTGTGGATTTCCTGGCCAGCCGGAAGATCTCCGCCATCACCGTCGTCGGCGACGACTCGGCTCGCGCCAGGGCCGCCGCCGACGTCGTGCGCCGGGCCGGCCTTCCCGTGTTCGACACCGAGCAGCCCAACAGCGCCCTCGTCGTCGTCTCGGGCTGGTCCACCGCCGCCGACACGCTGTCTCGCGTCGCCGTCGAGCAGACCCGGAAACCCACCTACATCAACGGCATCTACCTCGCCCCGTGGCTGCTCACCGCTCCCCTGCTCAAATCCGTGGTCAGCTCGGCCGTCCCGCTCCGCTTCGATCCCCGGGACCCGAAGACCCTGGCCTACACCGTCGCGCTGGCCAACGCCTTCCCCGGTGAGACCGGAGCCATCGGCGGGCTCGACGAGTGGCTCGCCGCCCAGGGCCAGCAGTCGGATCCGTCGGTCCGGCTGTACGCCTCGGCGCAGGTCGACGCCATGCCCATGGACAACACCATGGACGGCATGGAAATGGCCTACCCCGGCCAATGGGTCCCCAACGGCACCATCGTCCCGATCTCGGGACCGCTGTCATGA
- the pip gene encoding prolyl aminopeptidase, with translation MRDRYPAIEPYDHGLLDVGDGNLMYWETCGNPDGKPVLSVHGGPGSGCNPNSRRYFDPERYRIVLFDQRNCGRSLPNAADPAVDLSANTTDHLIADMELLREHLGIDRWMLFGGSWGCVLSLVYAERHPDRVTELVQMGLATGRREDVELLTRGLGGIFPQAYEKFVSLLPENERDNAAAGYSKLLNDPDPTVRDRAMRAWCDWEDAMLPYAPARAMYEEDEKFAYAFTRLVTHYWSQDHFIDPDEVLANAGKLKDIPTVLVQGVLDLGNLVGSPWLLAKALPHAELVMVPDEGHSVRSEGMRHALITATDRFAYPN, from the coding sequence ATGCGTGACCGCTACCCGGCCATCGAGCCCTACGACCACGGCCTGCTCGATGTCGGCGACGGCAACCTCATGTACTGGGAGACCTGCGGAAACCCGGACGGCAAGCCGGTGCTGTCCGTGCACGGCGGCCCGGGCAGCGGCTGCAACCCGAACTCGCGCCGCTACTTCGACCCCGAGCGCTACCGGATCGTGCTGTTCGACCAGCGCAACTGCGGCCGCAGCTTGCCCAACGCGGCCGACCCGGCCGTCGACCTGAGCGCCAACACCACCGACCACCTGATCGCCGACATGGAGCTGCTGCGCGAGCACCTCGGCATCGACCGCTGGATGCTGTTCGGCGGCTCCTGGGGTTGCGTGCTCAGCCTCGTCTACGCCGAGCGGCACCCCGACCGCGTGACCGAGCTCGTGCAGATGGGCCTGGCCACCGGCCGCCGCGAGGACGTCGAGCTGCTGACCCGTGGCCTCGGCGGCATTTTCCCGCAGGCGTACGAGAAATTCGTGTCCCTGCTGCCGGAGAACGAGCGCGACAACGCTGCCGCCGGCTACTCGAAACTGCTCAACGACCCCGATCCGACGGTCCGCGACCGCGCCATGCGCGCCTGGTGCGACTGGGAGGACGCGATGCTCCCGTACGCCCCGGCCCGCGCCATGTACGAGGAGGACGAGAAGTTCGCGTACGCCTTCACGCGGCTGGTCACCCACTACTGGAGCCAGGACCACTTCATCGACCCCGACGAGGTGCTGGCCAACGCCGGCAAGCTCAAGGACATCCCCACCGTCCTCGTGCAGGGAGTGCTCGACCTGGGCAACCTGGTCGGCTCACCGTGGCTGCTGGCCAAGGCATTGCCGCACGCCGAGCTGGTGATGGTGCCGGACGAGGGCCACAGCGTGCGGTCGGAAGGCATGCGCCACGCCCTGATCACGGCCACCGACAGGTTCGCCTACCCCAACTGA
- a CDS encoding MarR family winged helix-turn-helix transcriptional regulator has translation MTGPGLGTRLRHLIELLDGDVAAVEEELGLTGFRPRYAPFLRTLAALGPSSIRRLAEVVEVTHSAASQTVAAMERQGLVSLSPGTDARQRIVDLTPHARALLPKLEQAWQATEAAGRELDAELPHPLSEVVIAALEALQRKPLRERIQDYL, from the coding sequence GTGACGGGACCGGGACTGGGCACACGACTGCGCCACCTGATCGAGCTGTTGGACGGCGACGTGGCCGCGGTCGAGGAAGAGTTGGGGCTCACCGGTTTCCGGCCCCGCTACGCGCCGTTCCTGCGCACCCTGGCCGCGCTCGGGCCGAGCTCCATCCGCCGGCTGGCCGAGGTCGTCGAGGTCACCCACTCCGCCGCCAGCCAGACCGTCGCCGCCATGGAACGCCAAGGGCTGGTGTCGCTGTCGCCGGGAACCGATGCGCGCCAACGGATCGTCGACCTGACGCCGCACGCCCGCGCACTGTTGCCCAAGCTGGAGCAGGCATGGCAGGCCACCGAAGCCGCCGGCCGTGAACTGGACGCCGAGCTGCCGCACCCACTGTCCGAAGTGGTCATTGCTGCCCTGGAAGCGTTGCAGCGCAAGCCCCTCCGGGAGCGGATCCAGGACTACCTGTAG
- a CDS encoding MCE family protein, with protein sequence MFSRLVRIQLAAFSALTIFALSVIAVDYLGVSGGRYTVTADFTDASGLYPGAEVTYLGVAVGKVASMDLGTDGVTVALELDQPVPAALRAEIHSTSAIGEQYVDLSPLGDTDVRAHDGTRITVDHTKPMTPTDTLLTSVDELAKAVPTDRLRTVLTEVTTAFQGSHDDLRQLLDQASLLVHDATVNVGPTTNLINGLGPFLDTQHDLDGQIRSYTRDLASFTDQLRYSDSDLLGLITTVPTFDDQVLGLQDRLRPTLPMLLGNMIATGQVVRTYLPGVEQFLSDYPATVALIQNMLLAHHGDIAATLRLNINDPPPCTTGFLPNPQRRDPSDTKDIAAPSDLYCKVAPADPRVVRGARNTPCLNVPGQRGPSPEQCREQEPTWQKLLVK encoded by the coding sequence ATGTTCAGCCGGCTGGTCCGCATCCAGCTCGCCGCGTTCTCGGCGCTGACGATCTTCGCCCTGTCGGTGATTGCCGTCGACTACCTCGGGGTGAGCGGCGGCAGGTACACCGTCACCGCGGACTTCACCGATGCCTCCGGCCTGTATCCGGGCGCGGAGGTGACCTACCTCGGCGTGGCCGTCGGCAAGGTCGCCTCGATGGATCTCGGCACCGACGGCGTCACCGTCGCGCTGGAACTGGACCAGCCGGTGCCGGCCGCGCTGCGGGCCGAGATCCACAGCACCTCGGCCATCGGCGAGCAGTACGTCGACCTGTCGCCGCTAGGTGACACCGACGTAAGAGCTCACGACGGTACACGTATTACCGTCGACCACACCAAGCCGATGACCCCGACCGACACGCTGCTGACGAGCGTGGACGAGCTGGCCAAAGCCGTACCGACCGACCGGCTGCGGACCGTGCTGACCGAGGTGACGACGGCCTTCCAGGGCTCGCACGACGATCTCCGCCAGCTGCTCGACCAGGCTTCGCTGCTGGTGCACGACGCGACCGTGAACGTCGGTCCGACCACGAATCTGATCAACGGGCTCGGGCCGTTCCTCGACACCCAGCACGACCTGGACGGCCAGATCCGGTCGTACACCAGGGATCTGGCCTCGTTCACCGACCAGCTCCGGTACAGCGACAGCGACCTGCTCGGGCTGATCACCACCGTGCCGACCTTCGACGACCAGGTGCTCGGCCTTCAGGACCGGCTGCGGCCGACGCTGCCCATGCTGCTGGGCAACATGATCGCCACCGGGCAGGTCGTCCGCACGTACCTGCCGGGCGTCGAGCAGTTCCTGTCCGACTACCCGGCCACCGTGGCGCTCATCCAGAACATGCTGCTGGCCCACCACGGCGACATCGCCGCCACGCTGCGCCTGAACATCAACGACCCGCCGCCGTGCACGACCGGCTTCCTGCCCAACCCGCAGCGGCGGGATCCCAGCGACACCAAGGACATCGCCGCGCCGAGCGACCTGTACTGCAAGGTCGCGCCGGCCGATCCGCGGGTGGTGCGGGGCGCGCGGAACACGCCGTGCCTGAACGTGCCCGGCCAGCGCGGTCCGAGCCCCGAGCAATGCCGAGAACAGGAGCCCACATGGCAGAAGTTGCTGGTGAAGTAG
- a CDS encoding YeeE/YedE family protein, protein MTVANERLPVLAVEAPSARSGVIVVGTAVAAVLGFAVYHAAGWKLALLYVVGLALGLVLFHSRFGFTSAWRQIVSVGQGAAIRAHMLMLAVAVALFAVILQSGIGLSGAPKGIILPASIGVALGAFIFGIGMQIGGSCASGTLFAVGSGQTAILYTLGGFILGSIGSAFAANWIAYLQSLGPTVSLADTPWGYGGGVLFSFLIITAIAGGSLLLQRRRNPPPIEPAPVARGWTRVLRGAWPLWVGAILLAVLNAVTLLISGSPWGITAAFALWGAKFLGWIGIDISHAPYWTVPKNAAALHASVLADRVSVMDFGIMLGALIASALAGAFVLHRAVPWKMAVGAVIGGVLMGFGARMAGGCNIGAYFSGVASFSLHGWLWGAAAIVGTYVGVPLRPLFGLGNPKPTDSVC, encoded by the coding sequence ATGACTGTCGCCAACGAAAGGCTGCCCGTGCTGGCGGTCGAAGCGCCGTCGGCCAGATCGGGTGTGATCGTCGTCGGCACGGCCGTGGCCGCGGTCCTCGGCTTCGCCGTCTACCACGCGGCGGGCTGGAAGCTGGCCCTGCTGTACGTGGTCGGCCTGGCGCTGGGTCTGGTGTTGTTCCACTCCCGCTTCGGGTTCACCTCGGCGTGGCGGCAGATCGTCTCCGTCGGCCAGGGCGCGGCGATCCGAGCCCACATGCTCATGCTCGCGGTCGCGGTCGCGCTGTTCGCGGTAATCCTGCAATCCGGCATCGGACTTTCCGGCGCGCCCAAGGGAATCATCCTTCCGGCGAGCATCGGGGTGGCGCTGGGCGCGTTCATCTTCGGCATCGGCATGCAGATCGGCGGATCCTGCGCGTCGGGCACACTGTTCGCGGTCGGCAGTGGGCAGACGGCGATCCTCTACACGCTGGGCGGCTTCATCCTCGGCTCGATCGGCAGCGCGTTCGCGGCCAACTGGATCGCCTACCTCCAGTCGCTGGGCCCGACGGTGTCGCTGGCCGACACCCCCTGGGGGTACGGGGGCGGTGTGCTGTTCTCGTTCCTGATCATCACGGCCATCGCGGGCGGATCGCTGCTGCTGCAACGACGTCGCAACCCGCCGCCCATCGAGCCGGCTCCCGTGGCCCGGGGCTGGACGCGGGTGCTGCGCGGCGCGTGGCCGCTGTGGGTTGGCGCGATCCTGCTGGCCGTGCTCAACGCGGTGACGCTGCTCATCTCCGGCAGCCCGTGGGGAATCACCGCGGCGTTCGCCTTGTGGGGAGCGAAGTTCCTTGGTTGGATAGGGATCGACATCTCCCACGCTCCCTATTGGACGGTGCCGAAGAACGCCGCCGCCCTGCACGCCTCCGTGCTGGCCGACCGCGTGTCGGTGATGGACTTCGGCATCATGCTCGGGGCCCTGATCGCCTCGGCCCTGGCCGGCGCCTTTGTGCTGCACCGCGCCGTGCCGTGGAAGATGGCCGTCGGCGCGGTGATCGGCGGCGTGCTGATGGGCTTCGGCGCCCGCATGGCCGGCGGCTGCAACATCGGCGCCTACTTCTCCGGCGTCGCCTCCTTCAGCCTGCACGGCTGGCTCTGGGGCGCCGCCGCCATCGTCGGCACCTACGTCGGCGTCCCGCTGCGCCCGCTGTTCGGGCTCGGCAATCCCAAACCCACCGATTCCGTCTGCTGA
- a CDS encoding GNAT family N-acetyltransferase → MMAVTSMLPVHSAAVLAIYQLGIDTGQATFATSAPSWAEFDSGHLSDHRFVALDGDQVLGWVACSPTSKRAVYAGVVEESVYVHPDAHGRGVGRALLNAVIASSEAAGVWTLRAGIFPENTASLALHEKLGFRVIGVTERVGQFHDGRWRDVVLLERRSSTV, encoded by the coding sequence ATGATGGCCGTCACGTCGATGCTGCCCGTCCACTCGGCCGCCGTGCTGGCGATCTACCAGCTGGGCATCGACACCGGTCAGGCCACCTTCGCCACGTCGGCCCCGTCCTGGGCCGAGTTCGACTCGGGGCATCTGTCCGACCACCGGTTCGTCGCGCTGGACGGGGACCAGGTGCTGGGGTGGGTCGCGTGTTCGCCGACGTCCAAGCGGGCGGTGTATGCCGGGGTCGTCGAGGAGAGCGTGTACGTGCACCCGGACGCCCATGGGCGTGGGGTCGGGCGGGCGCTGCTCAACGCCGTGATCGCCAGCTCCGAGGCCGCCGGCGTATGGACGCTGCGGGCCGGGATCTTCCCCGAGAACACCGCCAGCCTTGCCCTGCACGAGAAGCTGGGCTTCCGGGTGATCGGCGTCACCGAGCGGGTCGGGCAGTTCCACGACGGCCGGTGGCGTGACGTCGTGCTGCTGGAGCGGCGTAGCTCGACCGTCTGA
- a CDS encoding lytic transglycosylase domain-containing protein yields the protein MTDNRIPAVLLAAYQHAAERSPSCHLRWPVLAGIGKVESNHARGGQVDSRGTVTEPIVGPEVLDGTHAVGPMQFLPSTWARWGVDDNHDGVADPQNVWDATASAADYLCADGRDLSLNGDLVNAVLSYNHSGAYLAEVFQWITTYSGGVSAIPAVPAPPAPATPLPTTGTSTPPTCTGPATGAAANSTPVTAAKPPATCTSPTTPPPTTTTTTPPNVLDAVVGGLLGGVGGLLGKK from the coding sequence GTGACCGACAACCGCATTCCCGCCGTGCTGCTCGCCGCCTACCAGCACGCCGCCGAGCGCTCGCCTTCGTGCCATCTGCGGTGGCCGGTGTTGGCCGGCATCGGCAAGGTCGAGTCCAATCACGCCCGTGGCGGCCAGGTCGATTCGCGGGGCACCGTCACCGAACCCATCGTCGGTCCCGAGGTCCTCGACGGCACGCATGCCGTCGGACCCATGCAGTTCTTGCCGTCCACCTGGGCCCGTTGGGGCGTCGATGACAACCATGACGGCGTCGCCGATCCCCAGAACGTCTGGGACGCAACGGCTTCTGCCGCCGACTACCTCTGCGCCGACGGCCGCGACCTGTCGCTCAACGGCGACCTCGTCAACGCCGTGCTCAGCTACAACCACTCCGGCGCCTACCTGGCCGAGGTGTTCCAGTGGATCACCACCTACTCCGGCGGCGTCAGCGCGATCCCGGCCGTGCCTGCCCCGCCCGCGCCCGCCACCCCACTGCCCACTACCGGGACTTCCACGCCGCCCACCTGCACCGGGCCGGCGACCGGTGCCGCCGCGAATTCCACCCCGGTGACGGCCGCGAAGCCGCCCGCCACCTGCACCTCCCCCACCACACCGCCGCCCACGACAACCACGACCACGCCGCCGAATGTGCTGGACGCCGTGGTGGGCGGGTTGTTGGGCGGGGTTGGCGGGTTGTTGGGGAAGAAGTAG
- a CDS encoding multidrug effflux MFS transporter — protein sequence MTKARTAWLAVVLGSLSAFAPLSIDMYLPAFPAMARELTATPSDIQLTLTACTIGLAIGQLIAGPLSDRLGRRGPLLVGLVIYLLASAACIFAPSAITLTVLRLVQGTGGAAGIVISRAVARDLFDGRELAKFFSLLMLVNSLGPVVAPALGAVVLHWTTWRGVFVVLSVIGLLLLVMCTLTMKETLPRERRHRGSLSIGSLLVDRVFLGYALSCALAFAALFAYISGSSFVLQDTYGLSAPLFSLVFGVNSLAIMGASQLNRWLLGRFTPRLLLAAGLVGTVVSAVALLLSVLTGLGLAGVLPALFVLAASIGVVFPNGVALAMNDHPDKAGNASAVLGTAQFLMGGAAAPLASSAVSMGVVMTAVAVAALLAFLLLTRASARKPATGRPVVAG from the coding sequence GTGACGAAGGCGAGAACGGCCTGGTTGGCGGTCGTGCTGGGCAGCCTGTCGGCGTTCGCGCCGCTGTCCATCGACATGTACCTGCCGGCTTTCCCGGCGATGGCGCGCGAGCTGACAGCGACGCCGTCGGACATCCAGCTGACGCTGACGGCGTGCACCATCGGCCTCGCGATCGGCCAGCTGATCGCCGGCCCGCTGTCCGACCGGCTCGGCCGGCGCGGTCCGCTGCTGGTCGGGCTGGTGATCTACCTGCTCGCCTCGGCGGCCTGCATCTTCGCCCCGTCGGCCATCACGCTGACCGTCCTGCGGCTGGTCCAGGGCACGGGCGGCGCGGCCGGCATCGTGATCTCCCGCGCGGTCGCGCGGGACCTGTTCGACGGCCGTGAGCTGGCCAAGTTCTTCTCACTGCTGATGCTGGTCAACAGCCTCGGCCCGGTGGTAGCGCCGGCGCTGGGCGCGGTGGTGCTGCACTGGACCACCTGGCGCGGCGTTTTCGTGGTCCTGTCGGTGATCGGGCTGCTCCTGTTGGTCATGTGCACGCTCACGATGAAGGAGACGCTGCCCCGCGAACGCCGACACCGGGGCAGCCTGTCCATCGGTTCCCTGCTGGTGGACCGGGTTTTCCTTGGTTACGCCCTGTCCTGCGCGCTGGCCTTCGCCGCGCTGTTCGCGTACATCTCCGGCTCCTCGTTCGTGCTCCAGGACACCTACGGCCTGTCGGCGCCGCTGTTCAGCCTGGTGTTCGGCGTGAATTCGCTGGCCATCATGGGCGCGAGCCAGCTCAACCGGTGGCTGCTCGGCCGGTTCACGCCGCGCCTGCTGCTGGCCGCCGGCCTGGTCGGCACGGTGGTGAGTGCGGTGGCCCTGCTGCTGTCCGTGCTCACCGGCCTCGGCCTGGCCGGCGTGCTGCCGGCGCTGTTCGTGCTGGCGGCGAGCATCGGCGTGGTGTTTCCGAACGGCGTCGCGCTGGCCATGAACGATCACCCGGACAAGGCCGGCAATGCCTCGGCGGTGCTCGGCACGGCCCAGTTCCTGATGGGCGGCGCGGCCGCGCCGCTGGCCAGCTCGGCGGTGTCGATGGGCGTGGTGATGACCGCGGTGGCGGTCGCCGCCTTGCTGGCCTTCCTGCTGCTCACACGGGCGTCAGCGCGGAAACCAGCCACTGGCCGTCCTGTCGTTGCAGGGTAG
- a CDS encoding DoxX family protein, with translation MNIALWVVQVLLALVYLAAGGMKVVRPRADLVASGRFDWMKDTSDAGVKAVGAVEVLGALGLILPQLTGIAPILTPIAAIGLVIVQIGAIRVHLTRGERQPLPANGILLLLATFVAVGRFLG, from the coding sequence GTGAACATCGCCCTGTGGGTCGTGCAGGTTCTGCTGGCATTGGTCTACCTCGCGGCCGGCGGCATGAAGGTCGTGCGCCCGCGCGCCGACCTGGTGGCGTCCGGCCGGTTCGACTGGATGAAGGACACCTCCGACGCCGGCGTCAAGGCCGTCGGGGCGGTCGAGGTGCTCGGCGCGCTCGGCCTGATCCTGCCGCAGCTCACCGGAATCGCCCCGATCCTGACGCCGATCGCCGCGATTGGACTGGTCATCGTGCAGATCGGCGCGATCCGAGTCCACCTCACCCGGGGCGAGCGGCAACCGTTGCCGGCCAACGGAATTCTCCTGCTACTGGCCACTTTCGTGGCGGTCGGTCGTTTCCTCGGCTGA
- a CDS encoding RNA polymerase sigma factor, producing the protein MNPADAVARAHREEWARVVATLTKRFGDLDIAEEAAAEAVATAVERWPADGVPPNPGAWLTTTATRKAIDRIRRENKRDDKYKEALVFDNDPPEPLGVIDDDRLRLIFTCCHPALALESRLALTLRMVGGLTMPEIARAFLVAESAMGQRITRAKAKIKAARIPYRVPAAEDLPARVAGVLTVLFLVFNEGYLATGPDSDPLRPDLTGEAIRLTRLIRALLPDDGEVTGLLALMLLTEARRPARVSGGELVSLAEQDRGAWDTALITEGHRLVRERLAAGVVPGRYQILAAINAVHTSVRDSRDTDWSQVLALYDQLVRVDTSPVIALNRAIALAELDGPTVALSVVDRLEARLAGYHAFHATRADLLRRLGRGRESRAAYDKAIELAGNTAEIANLTRRRDQLG; encoded by the coding sequence GTGAACCCGGCGGACGCCGTCGCCCGGGCCCACCGCGAGGAGTGGGCCCGGGTGGTCGCCACCCTGACCAAACGCTTCGGTGACCTCGACATCGCCGAGGAAGCCGCCGCCGAAGCGGTCGCGACCGCCGTCGAGCGGTGGCCGGCCGACGGCGTGCCGCCCAATCCCGGCGCCTGGCTGACCACCACCGCCACCCGCAAGGCCATCGACCGGATCCGGCGCGAGAACAAGCGTGACGACAAGTACAAGGAGGCTCTGGTGTTCGACAACGACCCGCCCGAGCCTCTCGGCGTCATCGACGACGACCGGCTCCGGCTGATCTTCACCTGCTGCCACCCGGCACTGGCGTTGGAATCCCGGCTGGCGTTGACGTTGCGCATGGTCGGCGGACTGACCATGCCCGAGATCGCCCGGGCCTTCCTGGTCGCCGAGAGCGCCATGGGGCAGCGGATCACCCGGGCCAAGGCCAAGATCAAGGCGGCCCGGATCCCGTATCGCGTGCCGGCCGCCGAGGACCTGCCGGCCCGGGTGGCCGGCGTGCTGACCGTGCTGTTCCTCGTGTTCAACGAGGGCTACCTGGCCACCGGCCCGGACAGCGATCCGCTCCGGCCCGACCTGACCGGCGAGGCGATCCGGCTCACCCGGCTGATCCGCGCGCTACTGCCGGACGACGGCGAGGTGACCGGGCTGCTGGCGTTGATGCTGCTCACCGAGGCCCGCCGGCCGGCCCGGGTTTCCGGCGGCGAGCTGGTTTCCCTGGCCGAGCAGGACCGCGGGGCCTGGGACACGGCGCTGATCACCGAGGGGCATCGGCTGGTACGCGAGCGTCTCGCCGCTGGGGTGGTTCCGGGGCGGTACCAGATCCTGGCGGCGATCAACGCCGTGCACACGTCGGTCCGCGATTCGCGCGACACCGACTGGTCGCAGGTCCTTGCCCTGTACGACCAGCTCGTCCGTGTCGACACGTCCCCGGTGATCGCGTTGAACCGGGCCATCGCGCTGGCCGAGCTGGACGGGCCGACGGTGGCGCTGTCCGTGGTCGACCGTCTCGAGGCGCGGTTGGCCGGCTATCACGCCTTTCACGCCACGCGGGCGGATCTGTTGCGCCGACTGGGCCGTGGCCGGGAATCCCGGGCGGCCTATGACAAAGCCATTGAGCTGGCCGGAAATACCGCCGAGATCGCCAACCTGACCCGACGGCGTGATCAGTTGGGGTAG